A window from Culex pipiens pallens isolate TS chromosome 3, TS_CPP_V2, whole genome shotgun sequence encodes these proteins:
- the LOC120418542 gene encoding uncharacterized protein LOC120418542 — protein MKDLFNIFGLSVVIGLFVISTNAIYQSRSLEESTINSAVPAHPIAEFILNPSSVHRQKRQLGGFGFGSSSANANAFSSGFGPHGFGSSAANAQAQSFQSGGPLGSFGASAANAASQGFSVGPKGLAGSASFSGSQSYQLPGRKTLSIAYSNGFSLGKNGRPQISRGQSISWS, from the exons ATGAAAGATTTATTTAATATCTTTGGCTTAAGTGTGGTGATTGGACTTTTCGTAATTTCAACAAACG CAATTTATCAAAGCAGAAGCTTAGAGGAATCAACAATCAATTCAGCGGTACCAGCACATCCAATTGCCGAGTTCATCTTGAATCCGTCATCTGTTCATCGACAAAAGCGACAACTGGG CGGCTTCGGCTTCGGCAGTTCCAGCGCCAACGCCAACGCCTTCAGTAGTGGCTTTGGACCGCACGGATTCGGATCGAGTGCGGCGAACGCGCAGGCTCAGTCTTTCCAGAGCGGAGGACCTCTCGGTTCGTTTGGTGCATCGGCGGCCAATGCCGCGTCCCAGGGATTCAGCGTTGGACCCAAAGGGTTGGCCGGGTCGGCGTCGTTTTCGGGCAGTCAATCGTACCAGCTGCCCGGCCGTAAAACACTCTCGATTGCGTACTCGAACGGGTTCAGTTTGGGCAAGAATGGTCGTCCGCAAATTTCTAGGGGGCAGTCGATCAGTTGGAGTTGA
- the LOC120418529 gene encoding uncharacterized protein LOC120418529 isoform X1 has protein sequence MKLLCFCVVLVRLKMVLTLPAQQFKPGIPITPTVNQIPGQANGIIGESSSSKATASVSISQPAVPQTVATQYSNSPSQSFNSFATRTSILSAVTSAPQIQYYQPQTYQSYRPQTPVQTYVQPAQPQVVTYQQPQPVVYQRPQQMVYYQQQPQQPPQYSQYPQYYQQPQYSSGQQPYSYSTGRPSYSLSDALFGGGSGGGSSSLSRPVSSALGAAGSLGALGAIGTLGALGTLGAGALLFG, from the exons ATGAAgttgttgtgtttttgtgttgttttggtgCGTTTGAAGATGGTCCTCACCCTTCCGGCGCAACAGTTCAAACCCGGAATCCCTATAACTCCCACAG TGAACCAAATACCTGGTCAAGCCAATGGAATAATCGGAGAAAGTTCAAGCTCAAAGGCAACAGCTTCAG TTTCTATATCGCAACCAGCTGTCCCACAAACAGTTGCCACGCAAT ATAGTAATAGTCCATCCCAAAGTTTCAATAGTTTTGCAACGAGGACATCAATACTTTCGG CCGTAACTTCAGCTCCGCAAATTCAGT acTACCAACCACAAACATATCAGTCGTACAGGCCACAAA CTCCAGTTCAAACGTATGTCCAACCGGCTCAACCTCAAGTAGTAACCTATCAGCAGCCTCAACCTGTGGTTTACCAAAGGCCTCAACAGATGGTGTACTACCAGCAGCAACCCCAACAGCCCCCCCAGTATTCGCAATATCCCCAGTATTATCAGCAGCCTCAGTACAGTAGTGGCCAACAACCTTACTCGTACTCCACCGGTAGACCAA GTTATAGTCTATCAGACGCTTTGTTTGGAGGGGGAAGTGGAGGAGGAAGTAGTTCCCTCAGCAGACCAGTATCGTCTGCTTTGGGAGCAGCCGGGTCGTTGGGAGCTTTGGGAGCTATTGGAACCTTGGGAGCGTTGGGCACGTTGGGTGCAGGTGCATT ATTATTTGGATAG
- the LOC120418529 gene encoding uncharacterized protein LOC120418529 isoform X2, translating into MKLLCFCVVLVRLKMVLTLPAQQFKPGIPITPTVNQIPGQANGIIGESSSSKATASVSISQPAVPQTVATQYSNSPSQSFNSFATRTSILSAVTSAPQIQYYQPQTYQSYRPQTPVQTYVQPAQPQVVTYQQPQPVVYQRPQQMVYYQQQPQQPPQYSQYPQYYQQPQYSSGQQPYSYSTGYSLSDALFGGGSGGGSSSLSRPVSSALGAAGSLGALGAIGTLGALGTLGAGALLFG; encoded by the exons ATGAAgttgttgtgtttttgtgttgttttggtgCGTTTGAAGATGGTCCTCACCCTTCCGGCGCAACAGTTCAAACCCGGAATCCCTATAACTCCCACAG TGAACCAAATACCTGGTCAAGCCAATGGAATAATCGGAGAAAGTTCAAGCTCAAAGGCAACAGCTTCAG TTTCTATATCGCAACCAGCTGTCCCACAAACAGTTGCCACGCAAT ATAGTAATAGTCCATCCCAAAGTTTCAATAGTTTTGCAACGAGGACATCAATACTTTCGG CCGTAACTTCAGCTCCGCAAATTCAGT acTACCAACCACAAACATATCAGTCGTACAGGCCACAAA CTCCAGTTCAAACGTATGTCCAACCGGCTCAACCTCAAGTAGTAACCTATCAGCAGCCTCAACCTGTGGTTTACCAAAGGCCTCAACAGATGGTGTACTACCAGCAGCAACCCCAACAGCCCCCCCAGTATTCGCAATATCCCCAGTATTATCAGCAGCCTCAGTACAGTAGTGGCCAACAACCTTACTCGTACTCCACCG GTTATAGTCTATCAGACGCTTTGTTTGGAGGGGGAAGTGGAGGAGGAAGTAGTTCCCTCAGCAGACCAGTATCGTCTGCTTTGGGAGCAGCCGGGTCGTTGGGAGCTTTGGGAGCTATTGGAACCTTGGGAGCGTTGGGCACGTTGGGTGCAGGTGCATT ATTATTTGGATAG